One Streptococcus sp. DTU_2020_1001019_1_SI_AUS_MUR_006 DNA window includes the following coding sequences:
- a CDS encoding zinc ribbon domain-containing protein YjdM, translated as MNNLPNCPKCNSEYVYEDGALLVCPECAYEWNPAEQTEAEDGVVAIDANGNKLADGDTVTLIKDLKVKGAPKDLKQGTRVKNIRIVEGDHNIDCKIDGFGAMKLKSEFVKKI; from the coding sequence ATGAACAATCTACCAAATTGCCCAAAATGTAATTCAGAATACGTCTATGAAGACGGAGCATTGCTAGTCTGTCCAGAGTGTGCCTATGAATGGAATCCAGCAGAACAAACAGAAGCTGAAGATGGTGTTGTTGCTATTGATGCTAATGGAAATAAATTGGCTGATGGAGACACAGTAACCTTGATCAAAGATTTGAAAGTGAAAGGTGCGCCGAAAGATCTTAAGCAAGGAACACGTGTTAAAAATATCCGTATCGTCGAGGGTGACCACAACATCGACTGTAAGATTGATGGCTTTGGTGCTATGAAACTAAAATCAGAATTTGTTAAAAAGATTTAA